A genomic window from Oceanobacillus timonensis includes:
- a CDS encoding bifunctional 3-deoxy-7-phosphoheptulonate synthase/chorismate mutase, whose translation MSNEMEQLREQMDKVNLEILELINKRASINQEIGDLKTKQSIKRFDPVREREMLDKIKNNNSGPFQDSTLEHIFKEIFKASLELQEEDNSKALLVSRKKQPENTVVDLKGEAVGNGDISYVFGPCSVEGYEQVAAVAASVKEKGLKLLRGGAFKPRTSPYDFQGLGIEGLEILKKVADEYDLAVISEIVNPADLEQAVDYIDVVQIGARNMQNFELLKAAGDAGKPVLLKRGLSATIQEFINAAEYIMSRGNKNIMLCERGIRTYEKATRNTLDISAVPILKQETHLPVFVDVTHSTGRRDLLLPTAKAAIAVGADGVMAEVHPDPAVALSDSAQQMDIPTFDQFFKEIKDVENRLGK comes from the coding sequence ATGAGTAACGAAATGGAGCAGTTAAGAGAACAGATGGACAAGGTTAATCTGGAAATATTGGAACTGATTAACAAGAGAGCAAGTATTAATCAAGAGATTGGTGATTTAAAAACCAAACAAAGCATTAAACGTTTTGATCCGGTCCGGGAACGTGAAATGCTGGATAAAATTAAAAATAATAATAGTGGACCTTTTCAGGATTCAACACTTGAACATATTTTTAAAGAAATCTTTAAAGCAAGTCTTGAGCTTCAAGAAGAAGATAATAGTAAAGCGCTCTTGGTATCAAGAAAAAAACAGCCTGAAAATACAGTGGTTGACCTTAAAGGAGAAGCAGTCGGCAATGGCGATATCAGCTATGTATTTGGCCCTTGTTCTGTTGAAGGATATGAGCAAGTTGCTGCAGTAGCGGCTTCTGTAAAAGAAAAAGGGTTAAAATTACTTCGCGGTGGTGCATTTAAACCAAGAACGTCACCATATGATTTCCAAGGACTTGGAATTGAAGGTTTAGAAATTTTGAAAAAGGTAGCAGATGAATACGATTTGGCTGTAATCAGTGAGATTGTAAATCCTGCCGATTTAGAACAGGCAGTTGACTACATCGATGTTGTTCAGATTGGCGCCCGAAATATGCAGAACTTTGAACTATTAAAAGCTGCAGGGGATGCTGGAAAACCGGTATTGTTAAAACGGGGTCTATCAGCAACGATTCAGGAATTCATCAATGCAGCAGAGTACATTATGTCCCGGGGAAACAAAAATATCATGCTATGTGAACGCGGAATTCGTACATACGAAAAAGCAACGCGTAATACCTTGGATATTTCTGCTGTACCTATTTTAAAACAAGAAACCCATTTACCTGTTTTTGTGGATGTAACGCATTCGACAGGCAGAAGAGATTTACTACTGCCAACAGCTAAAGCAGCAATCGCAGTTGGAGCAGACGGTGTGATGGCTGAGGTTCATCCAGATCCTGCAGTTGCTCTATCCGACTCCGCGCAGCAAATGGATATTCCAACATTCGATCAGTTCTTCAAAGAAATTAAAGATGTGGAAAATCGTTTAGGAAAATAA
- a CDS encoding YtxH domain-containing protein, whose amino-acid sequence MADNQINTKDFIIGTLVGSFVGAATALLLAPKSGKELRGDLNDGAVQVRNRASELAGAAQEKGEELKDKAYSATSDLTKKAVDATSDFSKTVADKSQELTENVKQKTADLKDTVDDKLNNAQDKAEDLKDTAEDKLDDVKDKASDVKDNVSDKIEDVKKEAGDKKAEAEETATKKAAEVKKETKKAANEVKKEANKKS is encoded by the coding sequence ATGGCAGACAATCAAATTAACACGAAGGATTTTATTATTGGAACACTTGTAGGCAGTTTTGTAGGAGCTGCAACAGCGTTATTGCTTGCACCTAAATCTGGTAAAGAACTTCGCGGTGATCTTAATGATGGAGCTGTTCAAGTGAGAAATCGCGCATCAGAATTAGCAGGAGCTGCTCAGGAAAAAGGGGAAGAACTAAAAGATAAAGCATACTCAGCAACTTCTGATTTAACGAAGAAAGCTGTAGACGCGACTTCTGATTTTTCCAAAACAGTTGCTGATAAATCACAAGAACTTACAGAAAACGTAAAGCAGAAAACAGCGGATTTAAAAGACACCGTAGATGACAAACTGAATAATGCTCAGGATAAAGCAGAAGATTTGAAAGATACCGCTGAAGATAAGCTGGATGATGTAAAAGATAAAGCATCTGATGTAAAAGATAACGTCTCGGATAAAATAGAAGACGTCAAAAAAGAAGCTGGCGATAAAAAAGCGGAAGCAGAAGAAACTGCTACTAAAAAAGCTGCCGAAGTAAAAAAAGAAACTAAAAAAGCAGCTAATGAAGTGAAAAAAGAAGCAAACAAGAAATCATAA
- a CDS encoding DUF948 domain-containing protein — protein sequence MEVILYSALGIAIAALLILIIYMVILLFNTKKTMDEVLQTLGKIDHQVKDVTGEATEVVQKSKGLVDDLTQKSNQLDGIIQGARGIGDTVEDFNKSLQQLSNIISKHSKEDQEKAAQAVKWGASFFEYWNKRKQESN from the coding sequence ATGGAAGTTATCCTCTATAGTGCGCTGGGAATTGCTATAGCAGCCTTGCTCATATTAATTATTTATATGGTTATTTTATTGTTTAACACCAAGAAAACCATGGATGAGGTCCTGCAAACATTAGGTAAGATTGATCATCAAGTGAAGGATGTCACTGGAGAAGCAACGGAGGTTGTTCAGAAATCAAAAGGCCTGGTAGATGATTTAACACAAAAATCAAACCAGCTCGATGGTATAATCCAGGGAGCAAGAGGGATAGGTGATACAGTAGAGGACTTTAATAAGTCATTACAGCAATTATCTAATATTATTTCAAAGCACTCAAAAGAGGATCAGGAGAAAGCCGCCCAAGCAGTAAAATGGGGTGCTTCATTCTTTGAGTATTGGAATAAGCGAAAACAGGAGTCTAATTAA
- the murC gene encoding UDP-N-acetylmuramate--L-alanine ligase: protein MTTYHFIGIKGTGMSALAQILYDSGERVQGSDIDNRIFTQIALEEKNIPILSFSKENIQSNYTIIAGNAFSEDHEEIKQAKELGCKFYWYHEFLGEWLKQYTSIAVTGAHGKTTTTGLLSHVLESAYPISYLIGDGTGRGHVDSKYFVFEACEYRRHFLSYEPDYAIMTNIDFDHPDYFTSLDDVVDAFQSMSDRVKKGIVACGDDEQLQGIHTKVPIIYYGFNETNDFQAKNVAETEQGTEFDVYVRSTYYEHFFIPTFGDHTILNALAVIAICHYEGIPVECMKELSSFKGVKRRFTEKTIGSQVVVDDYAHHPKEIAVTVESARKKYPDKEVVAIFQPHTFTRTKTFLQEFADSLNQADKVYLCDIFGSAREQSGQLTIEDLQKLIPESEILDLEHTDVLQAYKDSVLIFMGAGDIQKFQKSYEETLV from the coding sequence ATGACAACTTACCATTTTATAGGTATTAAAGGAACAGGAATGAGTGCACTGGCACAAATTCTTTATGATTCCGGTGAGAGGGTGCAGGGTTCAGATATTGATAACCGTATCTTCACACAAATTGCATTAGAAGAAAAAAATATTCCTATTCTATCTTTCTCAAAAGAGAATATTCAATCAAATTACACAATTATAGCAGGAAATGCTTTTTCAGAAGACCATGAAGAAATAAAACAAGCAAAAGAACTGGGCTGTAAGTTTTACTGGTATCATGAATTTTTAGGTGAATGGTTAAAACAATATACAAGTATTGCTGTTACAGGCGCACATGGAAAAACAACAACGACTGGTTTATTGTCGCATGTTTTGGAAAGTGCTTATCCAATCTCTTATTTAATTGGAGACGGGACAGGGCGTGGACATGTTGACAGTAAATATTTTGTGTTTGAAGCATGTGAATACCGCCGGCACTTTCTAAGTTATGAGCCGGATTATGCGATTATGACAAATATTGATTTTGATCATCCGGATTATTTTACCAGCCTGGATGACGTAGTAGATGCTTTTCAATCTATGTCTGACCGTGTGAAAAAAGGAATTGTTGCATGTGGCGATGATGAGCAGCTGCAAGGTATACACACTAAAGTTCCGATTATTTATTACGGGTTTAATGAAACGAATGATTTTCAAGCAAAAAATGTCGCAGAGACAGAGCAGGGGACGGAATTCGATGTATATGTCCGAAGCACGTATTATGAGCATTTCTTTATCCCTACATTTGGAGATCATACCATTTTAAATGCACTTGCTGTGATTGCAATTTGTCACTATGAAGGTATCCCGGTTGAATGTATGAAGGAATTAAGCTCTTTTAAAGGAGTGAAACGCCGCTTTACGGAGAAAACCATCGGTTCGCAAGTAGTGGTGGATGATTATGCCCATCATCCTAAAGAAATTGCTGTGACAGTGGAATCAGCTCGAAAAAAATACCCGGATAAGGAAGTGGTTGCTATTTTTCAACCACACACTTTTACGCGCACCAAAACATTTTTACAGGAATTTGCTGATAGTTTAAATCAGGCTGATAAAGTGTATTTATGTGATATTTTTGGATCAGCTCGTGAACAATCCGGTCAATTAACAATTGAAGATTTACAAAAACTGATTCCTGAAAGTGAAATTTTAGATTTGGAACATACAGATGTATTACAAGCGTATAAAGACAGTGTGCTAATTTTTATGGGTGCAGGAGATATTCAAAAGTTCCAGAAATCCTATGAAGAAACGCTTGTCTGA
- a CDS encoding DNA translocase FtsK gives MHMWWEQWKERLKNIFTKEVEIEVEEEPVTFEKENDEKQSNIQAKVTYHYPSGRSFKFPVIPDTADQKKETTIDNQPSYKRRNQDTVSERRNRRTNRETNDRRETAADKKPETHHPLPNQKRKTTSYRQTNHNRSTSHEVNNEGRKVYKKNPDVPFQPTEVPSPIYGFQPRKSKIIDDVPAYQRKETTDSKDKEAASSLEDTMISSASLLREKEEVSRLTPDDTENDCSEEDETDVSESEDTSDNQKDASSEERLLQEETIFEQPEEIQQDNDRTTEAPGREEVPAQETPSEPEKQEPEEQEKENITEKRNPIHTTTGRQNQDNTKKNNKTTAFNVMMTPRDKKNLQEQQKRETTLQRLQQAHEKREDEQRKAEERINEKYAEKQAAEITSLETAATVDEPQSKEVPLHLLNDPVTKSTEEDEEWLQEQQDLLEETLKHFQVKAKVVKATQGPSVTRFEVHPEMGVKVSKIKNLADDLKLNMSAEDIRIEAPIPGKNTVGIEVPNRHPEMVGLQRIIESDDFKDSSSSLNVALGLTIEGMPKVIDINKMPHGLIAGATGSGKSVCINTILVSLIYNASHEDVRILLIDPKMVELAPYNGIPHLVSPVITDVKAATQSLKWAVAEMEDRYDRFVNEGVRDIGKYNQKMLREGRKDKKMPYIVIVIDELADLMMMSPQDVEDAISRIAQKARACGIHLLLATQRPSVDVITGLIKANIPTRIAFSVSSQVDSRTIIDSSGAEKLLGRGDMLLIENGAGKSVRLQGPFVSDEEIERVANYAKSMAEPQYLFEQEDLLEQIQVDEEEDNLLEDAIEFVLDQNSASTSSLQRHFKIGYNRAARLIDSLEQRGIISGQNGSRAREVLITKAQRDSM, from the coding sequence ATGCATATGTGGTGGGAGCAATGGAAAGAACGGCTCAAAAACATATTTACAAAAGAAGTAGAAATAGAGGTAGAGGAAGAACCTGTTACGTTTGAAAAGGAAAACGATGAAAAACAATCGAATATACAGGCGAAAGTGACATACCATTATCCTTCCGGACGATCATTTAAGTTTCCGGTAATTCCAGATACTGCTGATCAAAAGAAAGAAACCACAATCGATAACCAGCCAAGCTATAAAAGAAGAAACCAAGACACGGTAAGTGAACGCAGAAACAGACGAACGAATAGAGAAACTAACGACAGAAGAGAAACAGCGGCTGATAAAAAGCCGGAAACACATCACCCATTACCAAATCAAAAAAGAAAAACAACGTCATATCGTCAAACGAATCATAACCGAAGTACATCACACGAAGTCAATAACGAGGGCAGAAAGGTATACAAGAAAAATCCGGATGTTCCTTTCCAACCTACGGAGGTACCTTCTCCGATTTACGGTTTTCAGCCGAGAAAGTCAAAAATAATAGATGATGTACCAGCATATCAAAGAAAAGAAACAACCGATTCAAAAGATAAAGAAGCTGCAAGCAGTCTGGAAGATACGATGATTTCATCTGCATCCCTGTTAAGGGAGAAGGAAGAGGTATCCAGGCTGACACCGGATGATACCGAAAATGATTGTTCTGAAGAGGATGAAACAGATGTATCCGAATCGGAAGATACATCAGATAATCAGAAGGATGCTTCTTCAGAAGAGAGATTATTACAGGAAGAAACGATATTCGAACAGCCCGAAGAAATACAACAGGATAACGATCGTACAACAGAAGCACCAGGAAGAGAGGAAGTCCCGGCACAAGAAACACCTTCAGAGCCGGAAAAACAGGAACCGGAAGAACAGGAAAAAGAGAATATAACGGAAAAAAGAAATCCCATTCACACTACAACTGGAAGACAAAATCAAGATAATACTAAAAAAAACAACAAGACGACAGCTTTTAATGTCATGATGACGCCACGTGATAAGAAAAATTTACAAGAGCAGCAAAAAAGAGAAACAACACTCCAACGATTGCAGCAAGCACATGAAAAACGTGAAGACGAGCAGCGTAAAGCTGAGGAAAGAATAAACGAAAAATATGCCGAAAAACAAGCAGCAGAAATCACTTCTTTGGAAACGGCAGCTACGGTGGATGAACCGCAATCCAAAGAGGTTCCTCTGCACTTATTAAACGACCCGGTCACTAAGTCAACAGAAGAGGATGAAGAGTGGCTGCAAGAACAGCAAGATTTACTGGAGGAGACATTAAAGCATTTCCAGGTAAAAGCAAAAGTGGTAAAAGCAACACAAGGGCCATCTGTAACGCGCTTTGAAGTACATCCGGAAATGGGAGTGAAAGTCAGTAAAATTAAAAACTTAGCTGATGATCTTAAACTGAATATGTCAGCGGAGGATATCCGCATTGAGGCGCCGATTCCAGGGAAAAACACGGTAGGCATCGAGGTTCCCAATCGCCATCCGGAAATGGTAGGGCTTCAGCGCATTATTGAATCGGATGATTTTAAAGACAGCAGCTCTTCTTTAAATGTAGCTCTCGGACTCACTATCGAAGGAATGCCAAAAGTAATCGATATTAATAAAATGCCGCATGGTTTAATCGCTGGGGCTACCGGATCTGGAAAGAGTGTCTGTATTAATACGATTTTAGTGAGCTTAATTTACAATGCCAGTCACGAAGATGTCAGGATTCTTTTAATTGATCCTAAAATGGTTGAACTCGCTCCATATAACGGTATCCCGCACCTTGTTTCACCTGTAATCACAGACGTGAAAGCTGCTACGCAAAGTCTAAAATGGGCTGTAGCAGAAATGGAAGACCGTTATGACCGTTTTGTCAATGAAGGTGTCAGAGACATAGGGAAATACAATCAGAAAATGCTGCGAGAAGGCAGGAAAGATAAAAAAATGCCATATATCGTGATTGTCATTGACGAGTTAGCAGATTTGATGATGATGTCTCCGCAAGATGTGGAAGATGCTATCAGCAGAATTGCCCAAAAAGCCAGAGCATGTGGTATTCATCTTCTGCTGGCAACACAGCGTCCATCTGTGGATGTCATCACTGGTTTGATTAAAGCGAACATTCCTACAAGAATTGCGTTCAGTGTGTCTTCTCAAGTTGATTCGCGTACCATTATTGATTCCAGCGGTGCAGAAAAATTACTCGGCAGGGGAGATATGCTCCTTATCGAAAATGGGGCCGGGAAAAGTGTCCGTCTGCAGGGACCGTTTGTTTCTGATGAAGAAATAGAGCGTGTTGCAAATTATGCGAAGTCAATGGCCGAGCCGCAATATCTGTTTGAACAGGAGGACTTATTAGAACAGATACAAGTAGATGAAGAGGAAGACAATCTCTTGGAAGATGCTATCGAATTTGTACTGGATCAAAATAGTGCAAGTACATCTTCTTTACAAAGACATTTTAAGATAGGCTATAATCGAGCAGCGAGATTAATTGACTCTCTGGAACAAAGGGGGATTATCTCGGGGCAGAATGGCAGCCGGGCGCGGGAAGTATTAATTACAAAAGCGCAGAGAGACAGTATGTAA
- the ytpR gene encoding YtpR family tRNA-binding protein, with protein MDVFYNRQGIGDVLVLPIKEGNRYELKEENHHDITKIMSTDGEVLGYNIFHASQYFHLDGKNGAIPLTEAFLAEIRTLFHKNGIDDPLEFDLRPKFVVGFVKSKQPHENADKLSVCQIDVGEETLQIVCGAPNIDEGQKVVVAKVGATMPSGMKIKASELRGVPSNGMVCSQKELGLPDAPKEKGIYVLEDTYQIGEEFTF; from the coding sequence ATGGATGTTTTTTATAACCGTCAAGGTATTGGGGATGTATTGGTTCTCCCAATTAAAGAAGGAAATCGTTATGAGCTGAAGGAAGAAAACCATCATGATATTACAAAAATAATGTCAACGGATGGAGAAGTGCTTGGTTATAATATTTTTCATGCTTCTCAATATTTTCATTTAGATGGAAAAAATGGCGCGATTCCTTTAACAGAAGCCTTCTTAGCAGAAATTCGTACGCTGTTTCATAAAAATGGAATAGATGACCCCCTTGAATTTGATTTACGTCCGAAATTTGTAGTAGGATTTGTAAAGTCAAAACAGCCTCATGAAAATGCAGATAAATTAAGTGTATGTCAAATCGATGTTGGAGAAGAAACCTTACAAATTGTTTGTGGCGCTCCAAATATTGATGAAGGCCAAAAGGTCGTTGTAGCAAAAGTAGGGGCAACCATGCCGTCTGGAATGAAAATCAAAGCATCTGAACTAAGAGGTGTGCCTTCCAATGGAATGGTTTGTTCTCAAAAAGAGCTTGGTTTGCCTGATGCCCCGAAAGAAAAAGGCATTTATGTATTAGAGGACACGTACCAAATTGGTGAAGAATTTACATTTTAA
- a CDS encoding DUF1444 domain-containing protein produces the protein MAKMTSIQMKRLLEDELNNPDYRVVYKRDDDAVRIEWKDTKKGMTISLPNLIAKYNERGKEAVDEIVEHVNEALKIMNQTQHLKGMEKQIFPVLRSPSFPTETKAGKQLIYKDHTAETRVFYALDLGKSYRLIDEELLEEEDWSKERLDEIATFNIRSLTYEPKMDQVAGNDFYFLATQDGYDASRILNEAFLEEKLANAKGELTVAVPHQDVLILGDIQNKAGYDILAQMTMKFFADGRIPITSLPFVYENKKLEPVFILAKNRPEKK, from the coding sequence ATGGCAAAAATGACGAGCATCCAGATGAAGCGCCTGCTGGAGGACGAATTAAACAATCCTGATTATCGTGTCGTGTACAAGCGGGACGATGACGCTGTACGGATTGAATGGAAAGATACGAAAAAAGGAATGACAATTTCTTTGCCCAATTTAATTGCAAAATATAATGAGCGGGGCAAAGAAGCTGTCGATGAAATTGTGGAGCATGTGAATGAAGCTTTGAAAATTATGAACCAAACGCAGCATTTAAAGGGAATGGAGAAACAAATCTTTCCTGTACTGCGCTCCCCTTCTTTTCCGACAGAAACCAAAGCTGGAAAACAATTAATTTATAAAGATCATACTGCAGAAACCCGCGTTTTCTATGCGCTTGATTTAGGAAAATCCTATCGCTTAATCGATGAGGAATTGTTGGAGGAAGAGGATTGGTCTAAGGAAAGATTGGATGAAATAGCAACATTTAATATCCGCTCCTTGACTTACGAACCGAAAATGGACCAGGTTGCCGGTAACGATTTCTATTTCTTAGCAACACAGGATGGTTATGATGCAAGTCGTATTCTTAACGAAGCCTTTTTAGAAGAAAAGCTTGCCAATGCAAAAGGGGAATTAACCGTTGCAGTGCCGCATCAGGACGTCCTTATTTTAGGGGATATCCAAAATAAAGCAGGATATGATATTTTAGCACAAATGACGATGAAATTTTTTGCGGATGGAAGAATCCCGATTACTTCATTGCCTTTTGTTTATGAAAATAAAAAATTAGAGCCGGTATTTATATTGGCAAAAAACAGACCTGAGAAAAAATAG
- a CDS encoding thioredoxin family protein, protein MKELQNTEAFNTYMQEGPVVFLFTAGWCPDCRVIEPVLPDIEAKYTQFDFVEVNRDNFIELCQEYDIFGIPSFLAFENGEELGRFVSKDRKTQEEIESFLDGLAK, encoded by the coding sequence ATGAAAGAATTACAAAATACAGAAGCATTTAATACGTATATGCAAGAAGGGCCTGTTGTCTTTTTATTTACCGCTGGATGGTGCCCGGATTGTCGTGTAATTGAGCCGGTACTGCCTGACATTGAAGCGAAATATACGCAATTTGATTTTGTTGAAGTAAATCGGGACAACTTTATCGAACTATGCCAGGAATATGATATCTTTGGTATACCAAGCTTTCTGGCGTTTGAAAACGGCGAAGAACTCGGCAGATTTGTGAGCAAAGATAGAAAAACACAAGAAGAAATCGAATCCTTTTTAGACGGGCTTGCGAAATAA
- a CDS encoding YtoQ family protein, with amino-acid sequence MNLTVYLAGQIHDNWRDEVKKLAEEKKLPLTFVSPQTNHDRSDDIGEAILGKQPGNFYRDDAASSVNNFRTQVLMQKSDIVIALFGEEYKQWNTAMDASTAIALGKPTIIIRPEKLIHPLKELSNKANITVESVEQALDVIGYIYE; translated from the coding sequence ATGAATTTAACTGTTTATTTAGCTGGACAAATTCATGATAATTGGAGGGACGAAGTAAAAAAGCTTGCTGAAGAAAAAAAGCTGCCCCTGACATTTGTTTCTCCGCAAACAAATCATGATCGTTCCGATGATATTGGCGAGGCGATTTTAGGAAAACAACCTGGAAATTTTTATCGTGATGATGCTGCTTCCAGTGTCAATAACTTTCGAACACAGGTATTGATGCAAAAATCCGATATTGTGATTGCTCTATTTGGAGAAGAATATAAACAATGGAATACAGCGATGGATGCAAGCACAGCCATTGCTTTAGGAAAACCAACAATTATTATTCGTCCGGAAAAATTAATTCATCCGTTAAAAGAACTTTCCAACAAAGCAAATATTACCGTGGAATCTGTAGAACAGGCATTGGATGTTATCGGATATATTTATGAATGA
- a CDS encoding DUF84 family protein: protein MEKRITIGSENPTKIAAVKNIYHDFEVRSLQVPSGVSAQPFSDEETQLGAMNRAKACAASSADGIGIGLEGGVMYVGDTLFLCNWGALATEDGKLYTASGARIALPKEIEDGLQTAGELSVVMDEYTKKENVRSQEGAIGIFTNNLVSRENMFTHVVQLLKGQYDFANFNY from the coding sequence ATGGAAAAACGGATTACAATCGGCTCGGAAAACCCGACCAAAATAGCAGCTGTAAAAAATATCTATCATGATTTTGAAGTGAGGTCACTTCAGGTGCCTTCGGGTGTTTCTGCGCAGCCTTTTTCGGATGAAGAAACACAGCTTGGTGCGATGAATCGTGCAAAGGCCTGTGCCGCAAGCAGTGCTGACGGAATCGGGATTGGTTTGGAAGGAGGGGTAATGTATGTCGGCGATACATTATTTCTCTGTAACTGGGGCGCACTGGCAACGGAAGATGGTAAACTGTACACAGCCAGCGGAGCAAGAATAGCCCTTCCTAAAGAAATTGAAGATGGACTTCAAACAGCTGGAGAGTTAAGCGTTGTGATGGATGAATATACAAAAAAAGAAAATGTTCGCAGTCAGGAAGGTGCGATTGGTATCTTTACCAATAACCTTGTATCCAGAGAAAATATGTTTACACATGTTGTGCAGCTTTTGAAAGGGCAATACGACTTTGCGAATTTTAATTATTAA